The proteins below are encoded in one region of Gemmatimonadota bacterium:
- a CDS encoding biotin--[acetyl-CoA-carboxylase] ligase, which translates to MERGESLNSGQGGVGAVRLESWHGVAREKWRRTWGLPYLETYASIGSTNSRLLALAGRGAPPGSVVIADEQTAGRGRRGRRWHSPPGAGISFSALVETVVGATTLPLLAGIAAARAIEAVAEGVGSVGLKWPNDLFLGGRKVGGILCEVVPGAFDPALVAVGVGINLRRPTAGFPSEIETTATTVEEVRGGMGRVRVDEPVVVEALVSELRTLVGFAGTELPEALHREIAGIDILRGCEVETEALGGCWAVGISKQGSLEVELADGQRRLVAGGSVHAVSGGDR; encoded by the coding sequence CCGTCCGCCTCGAAAGCTGGCACGGCGTCGCCCGCGAGAAGTGGCGGCGAACCTGGGGGCTCCCCTATCTGGAGACCTACGCCAGCATCGGCTCGACCAACTCGCGTCTGCTCGCTCTCGCAGGTCGGGGTGCGCCTCCGGGAAGCGTGGTCATTGCCGACGAGCAGACCGCCGGCAGAGGACGGAGAGGCCGGCGCTGGCACTCTCCTCCCGGGGCGGGCATAAGCTTCTCGGCGCTCGTGGAGACCGTCGTCGGGGCCACCACGCTGCCGCTCCTCGCCGGGATTGCGGCGGCCCGCGCCATCGAGGCGGTCGCGGAAGGCGTGGGTTCGGTGGGACTCAAGTGGCCGAACGACCTCTTCCTCGGCGGGCGCAAGGTCGGCGGCATCCTGTGCGAAGTCGTCCCCGGAGCCTTCGACCCCGCACTAGTCGCGGTAGGTGTCGGCATCAATTTACGCAGACCGACCGCAGGTTTCCCCAGCGAGATCGAGACGACGGCGACCACCGTGGAGGAGGTGCGGGGCGGAATGGGGCGGGTACGGGTGGACGAACCGGTCGTGGTGGAGGCTCTGGTCTCCGAACTGCGCACGCTGGTCGGCTTCGCGGGCACCGAACTGCCCGAGGCTCTCCACCGCGAGATCGCGGGAATCGATATCTTAAGGGGTTGCGAGGTCGAGACGGAGGCGCTGGGCGGCTGTTGGGCCGTGGGCATCTCCAAGCAAGGCTCGCTGGAAGTCGAACTGGCCGACGGCCAGCGAAGACTGGTGGCGGGCGGAAGCGTGCACGCAGTGTCGGGAGGCGACCGATGA